From the Pomacea canaliculata isolate SZHN2017 linkage group LG4, ASM307304v1, whole genome shotgun sequence genome, one window contains:
- the LOC112561154 gene encoding putative GPI-anchored protein pfl2 → MKMKLFLVLAHLGSLVAVGAGQCSEDEVKLSLDTMNTNLTLAAATGYRHSSDDIIKLCREYWSREGIFASCRPHRIKSIAKFARDVKNKLQSFCEKECIGFITFNDCLGTIYNTNLTSPPYDSSTKHCKLYQEVVRDCVDDSQDCKIREPLFLAILTSAFREHLYEEGCVPRPVTASVSVESTTNLPTYHPTTVGPSSVATSSSPPGLCNLARARSCVGQLQETVDLASWDQDTLVSVCIASVKGDRLLECFNNQTAGCDVNNRELVVVREMLDKVNNDARITCENACPSYQHAFWCAGILANTSRPLSQLCRYHEAALQCVTCPLAHAMLLQLLKQSPDPDWLNVCESACPDLHLVLLSLESCAEKYNWTSASDSTCPQVWNVTSCLEGHEVEGLRCENVSRLVDRVIPGLTSQQLQCATTTTTTTTTTTTTTPSTTTSTTTTSTTSTTSTTTTTPTTTTTTTTPTTTTTTPTTTTTTPTTTTTTTPTTTTSPSTTTSRTTTPTTTSTTTTATTTTIPTTVDLMLLRNMVLQTCPPDRPIVQYEAYDAVSTPGYQQHANTSHHSTPMNISSCIQLLLFEECLSKMAACVSSSQRSECYTSLPEHLQTLARNRDKCLLIIYRAAADMELIKSGDYAGAGDQSEGYKAFANFTCGKGSSARRQSHGYLVLLLMVMSTSLRMFG, encoded by the exons ATGAAGATGAAATTGTTCTTAGTGTTAGCCCACCTGG GCTCGCTTGTCGCTGTGGGGGCAGGCCAGTGCAGCGAGGACGAGGTGAAGCTGAGCCTGGACACCATGAACACCAACCTGACCCTGGCGGCTGCCACCGGATACAGACACTCCTCTGATGATATCATCAAACTTTGCCG AGAGTACTGGAGCAGGGAGGGTATATTCGCGAGTTGTCGTCCACACAGAATAAAAAGCATCGCAAAATTTGCCAGAGATGTCAAGAATAAGCTGCaaagtttttgtgagaaag AATGCATCGGGTTTATCACCTTTAACGACTGTCTCGGTACGATCTACAATACAAACCTCACCAGTCCACCATACGACAGCAGCACTAAACACTGCAA ACTGTACCAGGAGGTGGTCAGAGATTGTGTCGACGACTCGCAGGATTGCAAGATTCGAGAGCCGCTGTTCCTGGCCATCCTGACCAGCGCCTTCAGGGAGCATCTGTACGAGGAGGGCTGCGTGCCCCGCCCAG TTACCGCTTCAGTGTCCGTTGAATCTACCACCAACCTGCCAACCTATCACCCAACGACTGTTGGTCCGTCCAGCGTGGCCACGTCTTCTTCCCCACCTGGCCTGTGTAACCTGGCCAGAGCAAGGAGCTGTGTGGGACAGTTACAGGAGACAGTGGACTTGGCCTCCTGGGATCAGGACACACTCGTGTCAGTCTGCAT TGCCAGCGTGAAAGGCGACCGACTGTTGGAGTGTTTTAACAACCAAACTGCAGGCTGCGATGTCAACAACCGAGAGCTGGTGGTTGTGAGGGAAATGTTGGACAAAGTCAACAACGATGCCAGAATTACCTGTGAAAATG CGTGTCCAAGCTACCAACACGCTTTTTGGTGCGCTGGCATACTGGCCAACACCTCGCGGCCTCTTTCTCAGTTGTGCAG GTACCACGAAGCAGCCCTACAATGCGTCACGTGTCCACTGGCCCATGCCATGCTACTCCAGCTCCTGAAACAAAGTCCGGATCCAGACTGGCTGAATGTCTGCGAGTCAGCATGTCCAGATCTTCATCTAGTCCTTCTTTCCTTGGAATCATGCGCAGAGAAATACAACTGGACTTCCGCCTCAGACTCCACTTGCCC GCAGGTGTGgaacgtcacttcctgtctggaAGGTCACGAGGTCGAAGGGCTTAGATGTGAAAACGTTAGTCGGCTGGTAGACAGGGTCATACCTGGTCTCACCTCACAACAGCTTCAGTGCgccacaacaacgacaacaactaccaccacaaccaccaccacaacccctTCCACGACCACCAGCACCACAACGACTTCAACCACATCAACAACTTCTACCACCACAACAACGCCAACAACGACCACAACTACGACTACtccaacgacaacaacaactaccccaacgacgacaacaactaccccaacaacaacaacaacaactacccCAACGACAACGACTTCTCCATCAACGACAACTAGCCGGACGACTACACCAACAACCACATCTACCACTACTACTGCTACCACCACAACAATTCCTACAACAGTCG ATCTCATGCTGCTACGCAACATGGTGTTACAAACATGTCCTCCTGATCGTCCGATCGTGCAATATGAAGCTTATGATGCTGTCTCAACACCCGGGTACCAGCAGCATGCCAACACCAGTCACCATTCCACGCCAATGAACATATCATCCTGCAT tCAGTTGCTGCTGTTCGAGGAGTGCCTCTCCAAGATGGCGGCCTGCGTGAGCAGTAGTCAGCGCAGTGAGTGCTACACCAGCCTACCCGAGCACCTGCAGACTCTAGCAAGGAACCGAGACAAGTGCTTGCTGATCATCTACAGGGCAGCAGCCGACATGGAGCTCATCAAGTCGGGGGACTATGCTGGTGCTGGGGATCAAAGCGAGGGATACAAAGCCTTTGCTAATTTCACCTGCGGGAAag gttcCTCTGCTCGGAGACAAAGTCACGGTTACCTGGTACTTCTGCTAATGGTGATGAGTACTAGTCTTCGAATGTTTGGCTGA
- the LOC112561159 gene encoding integumentary mucin C.1-like isoform X2 codes for MSSADPGLCNLARARSCVGQLQETVDLASRDQDTLVSVCIASVKGDLLLECFNNQTAGCGVNNRELVVAREMLDKVNNDARITCENACPSYQHAFWCAGILANTSRPLSQLCRYHEAALQCVTCPLARDMLVQLLKQNLSPDGQNVCEWKCQELHLVLLSLEYCAQKYSWTPTNYTCMQVWDVTSCLESKVEGLQCDDIGQLADRLIPGLTSAQNQCATTTATTTMITTPTTTTTMMPATSTPLTPTTPSNTTKSPTTTTIPSTTTTSPTSTTPSATTTPPTTTMSTTTTTTTPSTTSNPMTTPSTTTTTTPTTTSATTTTVTTTTIHTTVDLLLLQKSLLQTCLPAKLTTNQPNTSYHSATMNISSCIHLLQFEECLSNVPACMSSSQRSDCYTSLPEHLQKQGRNREWCLLLIYRAAADMSSSNP; via the exons ATGTCTTCTGCTGACCCCGGCCTGTGTAACCTGGCCAGAGCAAGGAGCTGTGTGGGACAGTTACAGGAGACAGTGGACTTGGCCTCCAGGGACCAGGACACACTCGTGTCAGTCTGCAT TGCCAGCGTGAAAGGCGACCTGCTATTGGAGTGTTTTAACAACCAAACTGCAGGCTGCGGTGTCAACAACCGAGAGCTGGTGGTTGCGAGGGAAATGTTGGACAAAGTCAACAACGACGCCAGAATTACCTGTGAAAATG CGTGTCCAAGCTACCAACACGCTTTTTGGTGCGCTGGCATACTGGCCAACACCTCGCGGCCTCTTTCTCAGTTGTGCAG GTACCATGAAGCTGCACTGCAATGCGTCACGTGCCCACTGGCCCGCGACATGCTGGTCCAGCTCCTGAAACAAAACCTGTCGCCGGACGGACAGAATGTCTGTGAGTGGAAATGCCAGGAGCTCCATCTAGTCTTGCTTTCACTGGAATACTGCGCACAAAAGTACAGCTGGACTCCCACAAACTACACTTGCAT GCAAGTGTgggacgtcacttcctgtctggaAAGTAAGGTGGAAGGTCTTCAATGTGATGACATCGGTCAATTGGCAGACAGGCTCATCCCTGGTCTTACATCAGCACAGAATCAGTGTGCCACGACAACAGCTACCACTACAATGATCACAACtcctactaccaccaccacaatgaTGCCAGCTACCTCAACACCTCTCACCCCCACAACACCTTCCAACACCACAAaatctcccaccaccaccacaatacCTTCCACCACTACAACATCTCCCACCTCAACAACACCTTCCGCCACCACAACACCTCCCACCACCACAATgtcaacaactacaacaacaaccactCCATCAACCACAAGCAACCCCATGACTACTCCTtcaaccaccactaccactacaccaacaaccacatctgctactactactactgttaCCACTACAACCATCCATACAACAGTGG ATCTCTTGCTGCTACAGAAATCTCTGTTACAAACATGTCTGCCTGCAAAGCTGACCACAAACCAGCCAAACACAAGTTATCATTCCGCCACAATGAATATTTCATCATGCAT TCACTTGCTGCAGTTCGAGGAGTGCCTCTCAAATGTGCCGGCCTGCATGAGCAGTAGTCAGCGCAGTGACTGTTACACCAGCCTACCTGAGCACCTGCAGAAGCAAGGAAGGAACCGAGAGTGGTGTTTGTTATTGATCTACAGGGCAGCAGCCGACATGAGCTCATCAAATCCGTGA
- the LOC112561159 gene encoding cell wall protein DAN4-like isoform X1, translating to MMQCLVIVQLGWLVAVGVTSCDVDQQRDAVKAMKTRMEFMTISGDRPSPDELINLCRELMSAEGLFTGKCRADRQKNIPEAKDVKKKLTDLCHKECEEFLNLKDCISRVHSKDSTAKYCSHYSQILKDCVAKVRCEELRESLFLAILPSSFKEKLYEEGCVPRPVAVTTEVVSGATSGSTTFDLPAVPGVTSQNGATIEWATASPLTAPSSSSSGPPITAPSDTSTGPPSTVLSDTSTGPSSTATSDTSTGPSSTATSDTSTGPSSTATSDTSTGPSSTATSDTSTGPSSTVLSDASTGPPSTAPSDTSTGPFSTARQIRPLVHSARPRQIRPLVHLARPRQIRPLVHPARPCQIRPLVHSARPRQIRPLVHSARPCQIRPLVHPARPCQIRPLVHSARPRQIRPLVHPARPRQIRPLVHSARPRQIRPLVHSARPVRYVHWSIQHGPVRYVHWSIQHGPVRYVHWSIQHGPVRYVHWSIQHGPVRYVHWSIQHGPVRYVHWSIQHGHVFC from the exons ATGATGCAATGTTTGGTGATAGTCCAGCTTG GTTGGCTTGTTGCCGTTGGAGTCACCTCCTGCGATGTTGACCAGCAACGAGACGCAGTCAAGGCTATGAAGACCCGGATGGAGTTCATGACCATCAGTGGAGACAGACCCTCGCCTGATGAGCTCATCAATCTTTGCAG AGAATTAATGAGTGCAGAAGGTCTATTCACCGGCAAATGTAGGGccgacagacagaaaaacatccCAGAAGCCAAAGATGTGAAGAAAAAGCTGACAGATCTCTGTCATAAAG AATGCGAGGAGTTTCTAAACTTAAAGGATTGCATCAGTAGAGTCCACTCAAAGGACAGCACAGCAAAATACTGTAG TCATTATTCACAGATACTCAAGGACTGCGTGGCCAAAGTAAGGTGCGAGGAGTTGAGAGAGTCCCTGTTTCTAGCCATCTTGCCAAGCTCCTTCAAGGAGAAGTTGTACGAGGAGGGCTGCGTGCCTCGTCCAG TTGCAGTCACCACCGAAGTAGTCTCTGGTGCCACCAGCGGGTCGACAACCTTTGACCTGCCGGCTGTGCccggcgtgacgtcacaaaacgGTGCTACAATAGAATGGGCCACAGCAAGTCCGTTGACTGCACCGTCCAGTTCATCTTCTGGTCCACCCATCACGGCCCCGTCAGATACGTCCACTGGTCCACCCAGCACGGTTCTGTCAGATACGTCCACTGGTCCATCCAGCACGGCCACGTCAGATACGTCCACTGGTCCATCCAGCACGGCCACGTCAGATACGTCCACTGGTCCATCCAGCACGGCCACGTCAGATACGTCCACTGGTCCATCCAGCACGGCCACGTCAGATACGTCCACTGGTCCATCCAGCACGGTTCTGTCAGATGCGTCCACTGGTCCACCCAGCACGGCCCCGTCAGATACGTCCACTGGTCCATTCAGCACGGCCCGTCAGATACGTCCACTGGTCCATTCAGCACGGCCCCGTCAGATACGTCCATTGGTCCATTTAGCACGGCCCCGTCAGATACGTCCACTGGTCCACCCAGCACGGCCCTGTCAGATACGTCCACTGGTCCATTCAGCACGGCCCCGTCAGATACGTCCACTGGTCCATTCAGCACGGCCCTGTCAGATACGTCCACTGGTCCACCCAGCACGGCCCTGTCAGATACGTCCACTGGTCCATTCAGCACGGCCCCGTCAGATACGTCCACTGGTCCATCCAGCACGGCCCCGTCAGATACGTCCACTGGTCCATTCAGCACGGCCCCGTCAGATACGTCCATTGGTCCATTCAGCACGGCCCGTCAGATACGTCCACTGGTCCATTCAGCACGGCCCCGTCAGATACGTCCACTGGTCCATTCAGCACGGCCCCGTCAGATACGTCCATTGGTCCATTCAGCACGGCCCCGTCAGATACGTCCACTGGTCCATTCAGCACGGCCCCGTCAGATACGTCCACTGGTCCATTCAGCACGGCCCCGTCAGATACGTCCATTGGTCCATTCAGCACGGCCATGTCTTCTGCTGA
- the LOC112561159 gene encoding cell wall protein DAN4-like isoform X3 — protein sequence MSSADPGLCNLARARSCVGQLQETVDLASRDQDTLVSVCIASVKGDLLLECFNNQTAGCGVNNRELVVAREMLDKVNNDARITCENACPSYQHAFWCAGILANTSRPLSQLCRYHEAALQCVTCPLARDMLVQLLKQNLSPDGQNVCEWKCQELHLVLLSLEYCAQKYSWTPTNYTCMQVWDVTSCLESKVEGLQCDDIGQLADRLIPGLTSAQNQCATTTATTTMITTPTTTTTMMPATSTPLTPTTPSNTTKSPTTTTIPSTTTTSPTSTTPSATTTPPTTTMSTTTTTTTPSTTSNPMTTPSTTTTTTPTTTSATTTTVTTTTIHTTVDLLLLQKSLLQTCLPAKLTTNQPNTSYHSATMNISSCMLQATFHHTHPVGPI from the exons ATGTCTTCTGCTGACCCCGGCCTGTGTAACCTGGCCAGAGCAAGGAGCTGTGTGGGACAGTTACAGGAGACAGTGGACTTGGCCTCCAGGGACCAGGACACACTCGTGTCAGTCTGCAT TGCCAGCGTGAAAGGCGACCTGCTATTGGAGTGTTTTAACAACCAAACTGCAGGCTGCGGTGTCAACAACCGAGAGCTGGTGGTTGCGAGGGAAATGTTGGACAAAGTCAACAACGACGCCAGAATTACCTGTGAAAATG CGTGTCCAAGCTACCAACACGCTTTTTGGTGCGCTGGCATACTGGCCAACACCTCGCGGCCTCTTTCTCAGTTGTGCAG GTACCATGAAGCTGCACTGCAATGCGTCACGTGCCCACTGGCCCGCGACATGCTGGTCCAGCTCCTGAAACAAAACCTGTCGCCGGACGGACAGAATGTCTGTGAGTGGAAATGCCAGGAGCTCCATCTAGTCTTGCTTTCACTGGAATACTGCGCACAAAAGTACAGCTGGACTCCCACAAACTACACTTGCAT GCAAGTGTgggacgtcacttcctgtctggaAAGTAAGGTGGAAGGTCTTCAATGTGATGACATCGGTCAATTGGCAGACAGGCTCATCCCTGGTCTTACATCAGCACAGAATCAGTGTGCCACGACAACAGCTACCACTACAATGATCACAACtcctactaccaccaccacaatgaTGCCAGCTACCTCAACACCTCTCACCCCCACAACACCTTCCAACACCACAAaatctcccaccaccaccacaatacCTTCCACCACTACAACATCTCCCACCTCAACAACACCTTCCGCCACCACAACACCTCCCACCACCACAATgtcaacaactacaacaacaaccactCCATCAACCACAAGCAACCCCATGACTACTCCTtcaaccaccactaccactacaccaacaaccacatctgctactactactactgttaCCACTACAACCATCCATACAACAGTGG ATCTCTTGCTGCTACAGAAATCTCTGTTACAAACATGTCTGCCTGCAAAGCTGACCACAAACCAGCCAAACACAAGTTATCATTCCGCCACAATGAATATTTCATCATGCAT GTTGCAGGCAACATTCCACCACACACATCCTGTAGGTCCAATTTGA